The Rhinopithecus roxellana isolate Shanxi Qingling chromosome 9, ASM756505v1, whole genome shotgun sequence genome contains a region encoding:
- the CHRAC1 gene encoding chromatin accessibility complex protein 1, whose translation MRRWGARGITELVVSRTGRSRPRGGASPHYNSHGAAGAAPRTHRLAGRAATSRSGPPAAARARGGKMADVVLGKDKCGEQRLISLPLSRIRVIMKSSPEVSSINQEALVLTAKATELFVQCLATYSYRHGSGKEKKVLTYSDLANTAQESETFQFLADILPKKILASKYLKMLKEEKREEDEENDNDNESDHDEAES comes from the exons ATGCGCAGATGGGGCGCGCGAGGCATCACGGAGCTCGTAGTCTCCCGGACGGGCCGCTCCAGGCCTCGCGGCGGCGCCTCCCCACACTACAACTCCCACGGGGCAGCGGGCGCGGCTCCCCGCACCCACCGGCTGGCCGGCAGGGCAGCCACTTCGCGGTCGGGCCCGCCGGCTGCCGCCCGCGCGAGGGGCGGGAAGATGGCGGACGTGGTCCTGGGCAAAGACAAGTGCGGGGAGCAGCGGCTCATCTCGCTACCTCTATCCCGCATCCGGGTCATCATGAAGAGCTCCCCCGAGGTGTCCAGCATCAACCAGGAGGCGTTAGTGCTCACAGCCAAGGCCACG gaGCTCTTTGTTCAATGTCTAGCCACCTATTCCTACAGACACGgcagtggaaaggaaaagaaagtactGACTTACAGTGATTTAGCAAATACTGCACAGGAATCAGAAACTTTTCAGTTTCTTGCAG ATATATTACCAAAGAAGATATTAGCTAGTAAATACCTGAAAATGcttaaagaggaaaagagggaagaagatgAGGAGAATGACAATGATAATGAAAGTGACCATGATGAAGCTGAATCCTAA